In a genomic window of Halobiforma lacisalsi AJ5:
- a CDS encoding DUF7351 domain-containing protein: MRGEYVGGRFRIDCHECDDRVLNVGVPPSAARERSPSEFADACELWPTTQRRERRSAARRLARRLRSPE; this comes from the coding sequence CTGCGGGGCGAGTACGTCGGCGGCCGGTTCCGTATCGACTGCCACGAGTGCGACGACAGGGTTCTGAACGTCGGGGTGCCGCCGAGCGCCGCCCGCGAACGGAGTCCGTCGGAGTTCGCCGACGCCTGCGAACTGTGGCCGACGACTCAGCGTCGAGAACGGCGTTCGGCTGCCCGTCGACTGGCCCGTCGTCTGCGGAGTCCCGAATAG
- a CDS encoding methyltransferase domain-containing protein, giving the protein MANSLDVDKLERAVKSVYQDVAAEPDEEYHFEMGRELAERLGYRPEHLDHVPVAATESFAGVGYHFDLADIEEGDDVLDLGSGSGMDAFVAALHAGADGRVIGLEMTDKQLEKARTLRDAAGLEHVSFEHGYIEDVPFDDGTFDVVISNGVINLSPDKPRVFEEASRVLAPGGRLAISDIISEEEMPESIKNDEDLWAACIGGAQQIDRYTTAIEAVGFSVTEVRENTQYEFVSERAANACEKYGVKSISLGATT; this is encoded by the coding sequence ATGGCAAACTCACTCGACGTCGACAAACTGGAACGGGCTGTCAAGTCGGTCTATCAGGACGTCGCGGCGGAGCCGGACGAGGAGTATCACTTCGAGATGGGGCGCGAACTGGCGGAGCGTCTCGGCTATCGGCCGGAGCACCTCGATCACGTTCCCGTGGCGGCGACGGAATCGTTCGCCGGCGTCGGATACCATTTCGACCTGGCCGATATCGAGGAGGGAGACGACGTACTCGACCTCGGCAGCGGATCGGGGATGGACGCGTTCGTCGCGGCCCTCCACGCCGGAGCGGATGGACGCGTGATCGGGCTGGAAATGACGGACAAGCAACTCGAGAAAGCCAGGACGTTGCGCGACGCCGCGGGGCTGGAGCACGTCTCGTTCGAGCACGGGTACATCGAGGACGTTCCCTTCGACGATGGGACCTTCGACGTGGTCATCTCGAACGGGGTGATCAACCTCTCGCCGGACAAGCCGAGGGTGTTCGAGGAAGCCTCCCGAGTGCTCGCCCCCGGCGGTCGGCTGGCCATCTCCGATATCATCAGCGAGGAGGAGATGCCCGAGAGCATCAAGAACGACGAAGACCTCTGGGCGGCCTGCATCGGTGGGGCCCAGCAGATCGACCGGTATACGACGGCCATCGAGGCAGTCGGCTTCTCGGTGACGGAGGTCCGGGAGAACACGCAGTACGAATTCGTCTCGGAGCGGGCGGCCAACGCGTGCGAGAAGTACGGCGTCAAGAGCATCTCGCTCGGAGCAACCACGTGA
- a CDS encoding OsmC family protein yields MGTERHLSHGVDTEELDAFAEHAAENPEDVQLGLSARSIYEGTCAHSLATIDSYVLGNETIDRGTRAYTIPYGGWKEVLEAGGWVEATDRMEPIEVALSALASCINVGITINAVANGVDIDHLETRVRTEFDPSVLFSVEDLGNADTVFENLTAEIEIESPDLDKDEVDEWARRAPVYNLVSLDQDVNLTVNTPAEVGADD; encoded by the coding sequence ATGGGAACCGAACGACACCTCTCCCATGGCGTCGATACCGAGGAACTCGACGCGTTCGCGGAACACGCCGCCGAAAACCCCGAGGACGTCCAGCTCGGACTGAGCGCCCGATCGATCTACGAAGGGACGTGCGCCCACAGTCTGGCGACGATAGACTCGTACGTCCTCGGCAACGAGACGATCGACCGGGGTACCCGCGCGTACACGATCCCGTACGGCGGGTGGAAGGAAGTGCTCGAGGCCGGCGGCTGGGTCGAAGCGACGGATCGGATGGAACCGATCGAGGTCGCGCTCTCCGCACTCGCCTCGTGCATCAACGTCGGCATCACCATCAATGCCGTCGCGAACGGCGTCGACATCGACCACCTTGAGACGCGCGTTCGTACCGAGTTCGACCCGAGCGTCCTCTTCAGCGTGGAGGATCTCGGGAACGCCGACACCGTGTTCGAAAACTTGACCGCGGAGATCGAGATCGAGAGCCCCGACCTCGACAAGGACGAGGTCGACGAGTGGGCCCGGCGGGCGCCGGTCTACAATCTCGTCTCCCTCGACCAGGACGTCAACCTCACGGTGAATACGCCTGCCGAGGTGGGCGCCGACGACTAG
- a CDS encoding DUF1059 domain-containing protein → MADAYKLDCESESADCRFIIQSENETEAIELAKKHMQEDHGQDYSDDELREAHLQVV, encoded by the coding sequence ATGGCAGACGCATACAAACTCGACTGTGAATCGGAGTCGGCCGATTGCCGCTTCATCATCCAGTCGGAGAACGAAACCGAAGCGATCGAACTGGCCAAGAAGCACATGCAGGAGGACCACGGGCAGGACTACTCGGACGACGAACTCCGGGAGGCTCACCTCCAGGTCGTCTGA